A stretch of Malus sylvestris chromosome 11, drMalSylv7.2, whole genome shotgun sequence DNA encodes these proteins:
- the LOC126588548 gene encoding uncharacterized protein LOC126588548 isoform X2, producing the protein MATPKQMWEQQQLQVQRVKNSGIISYNGSPVADDKEEEMSRSALALFRAKEEEIEKKKSEVKDKVQAQLGRVEEATKRLSEIQDELEALTDPMRKELAIIRKRIDVIHKELKPLGLSCQRKEKEYKEALEALNEKSREKSQLVSKLMELVGESERMRMKKLEELNKHFETLR; encoded by the exons ATGGCGACGCCGAAACAGATGTGGGAACAACAGCAATTGCAGGTGCAGCGAGTGAAGAACTCCGGTATCATCAGTTACAATGGGAGTCCAGTAGCTGATGATAAGGAAGAAGAAATGTCAAGGTCTGCATTGGCTTTGTTCCGGGCAAAGGAGGAAGAGATTGAGAAGAAGAAGTCGGAGGTGAAAGACAAGGTTCAGGCTCAGTTGGGACGCGTTGAAGAAGCAACTAAACGCTTGTCTGAGATTCAGGAT GAGCTTGAAGCGCTAACAGATCCAATGAGAAAGGAACTTGCAATTATTCGCAAGAGGATAGACGTTATTCACAAAGAGTTAAAGCCGCTAGGCCTGAGCTGCCAAAGGAAG GAGAAAGAATACAAGGAAGCTCTTGAGGCTTTAAACGAGAAAAGCAGAGAGAAATCTCAACTAGTTTCCAAATTGATGGAG CTTGTGGGTGAAAGTGAGAGAATGAGGATGAAGAAGCTGGAGGAGCTGAACAAACATTTCGAAACTCTGCGTTAA
- the LOC126590566 gene encoding fructose-bisphosphate aldolase 1, cytoplasmic-like, with translation MSCFKGKYQDELVANATYIGTPGKGILAADESTGTIGKRLSSINVENTENNRRALRELLFCAPGALQYLSGVILFEETLYQKTAGGKPFVDILKDGGVLPGIKVDKGTVELAGTNGETTTQGLDGLAQRCQQYYEAGARFAKWRAVLKIGPNEPTQLAIHENANGLARYAVICQENGLVPIVEPEILVDGFHDIERCADVTERVLAACYKALNDHHVLLEGTLLKPNMVTPGSDAKKVSPEVVSYHTLRALQRTMPPAVPAVVFLSGGQSEEEATLNLNAMNKLNTKKPWSLSFSFGRALQQSTLKAWAGKDENVEKARAAFLARCKANSEATLGTYKGDAALGDGASESLHVKDYKY, from the exons ATGTCTTGCTTTAAGGGAAAGTATCAAG ATGAACTTGTAGCCAATGCTACCTACATTGGTACCCCTGGGAAGGGAATCCTTGCTGCAGATGAGTCAACGGGCACGATTGGCAAGCGTTTGTCAAGCATAAATGTTGAGAATACTGAAAACAACAGGCGAGCTCTCCGTGAGCTCCTCTTCTGTGCCCCGGGTGCACTCCAGTATCTCAGCGGTGTGATCCTTTTTGAGGAAACCCTTTACCAGAAAACAGCCGGTGGGAAACCCTTTGTTGATATCCTCAAAGACGGTGGCGTCCTTCCTGGAATTAAAGTTGACAAGGGCACTGTTGAGCTTGCTGGAACTAATGGTGAGACCACAACTCAGGGCCTTGACGGTCTTGCCCAGCGCTGCCAGCAGTACTATGAAGCTGGTGCCCGGTTTGCAAAGTGGCGTGCTGTACTCAAGATTGGCCCGAACGAGCCAACTCAGCTTGCTATACATGAGAATGCCAATGGCTTGGCGCGCTACGCTGTCATTTGCCAGGAGAATGGCTTGGTACCAATTGTTGAGCCAGAGATACTGGTTGATGGATTTCATGACATTGAGCGATGCGCAGATGTGACTGAGCGTGTCCTTGCAGCGTGCTATAAAGCGCTGAACGATCACCATGTCCTTCTCGAGGGGACTCTTTTGAAGCCAAACATGGTTACCCCTGGTTCAGATGCCAAAAAGGTTTCACCTGAGGTGGTGTCTTATCATACATTAAGGGCGTTGCAGCGAACAATGCCTCCAGCTGTTCCTGCTGTAGTATTTCTTTCTGGTGGGCAGAGTGAGGAGGAAGCTACCCTCAATTTGAATGCTATGAACAAGCTCAATACCAAGAAACCCTGGTCACTTTCGTTCTCTTTCGGGCGGGCTCTGCAGCAGAGTACCCTAAAGGCGTGGGCTGGAAAGGATGAAAATGTGGAGAAGGCACGGGCTGCCTTCCTTGCTAGGTGCAAAGCTAATTCAGAAGCAACTTTGGGTACCTACAAAGGGGATGCTGCTTTGGGAGATGGTGCTTCGGAGAGCCTTCACGTGAAGGATTACAAATATTGA
- the LOC126588334 gene encoding uncharacterized protein LOC126588334 isoform X1, translated as MRDIVSCFNENAVNVSHPSCSSYANTACVSPNLTPSVQNAVSCVYRITLSSAQKQLMVTVSWCKNHYVQGLTIKLADDPSAASFKLNTNSRIFRKKKGTKLIESDKLRMEIFWDLSRAKYDVSGPEPVEGFYILVLVDSEIGLVLGDMAEEAVSKKFKTSSVAKACLVSRQEHCSGNALYSTRAQFCDTGIAHDILIKCSGENEGLKHPVLSVCIDKKTVIRVKRLQWNFRGNQTIFVDGLLVDLMWDVHNWFFNPSSRYAVFMFRTRSGMDSRLWLEEKMVHKEQDKVEFSLLMYACKSS; from the coding sequence ATGAGAGAcatagtttcttgtttcaatgaAAATGCAGTGAACGTGTCTCATCCTTCATGTTCTAGCTATGCAAACACTGCTTGTGTTTCTCCAAACTTAACTCCTTCGGTCCAAAATGCAGTCTCGTGTGTCTACAGAATCACTCTCTCCTCCGCTCAAAAGCAGCTCATGGTTACCGTCTCCTGGTGCAAAAACCACTACGTACAAGGGTTGACCATTAAGCTAGCGGATGATCCATCAGCAGCATCCTTCAAGTTGAACACGAATTCGCGTATCTTCCGAAAGAAGAAAGGCACCAAACTCATCGAATCCGATAaattgaggatggaaatcttttgGGATCTCTCTAGAGCAAAGTATGATGTTAGTGGTCCTGAACCTGTTGAGGGATTTTACATTTTGGTCTTGGTTGATTCAGAAATAGGCCTAGTTCTAGGTGACATGGCTGAAGAAGCTGTAAGCAAGAAGTTCAAGACTAGTAGTGTTGCGAAAGCGTGTCTTGTTTCGAGGCAAGAGCATTGTTCCGGAAATGCTCTTTATTCTACAAGAGCTCAATTCTGTGACACAGGCATTGCACATGACATTCTGATAAAATGTAGTGGAGAAAATGAAGGCTTAAAACATCCGGTTTTATCTGTTTGCATCGATAAAAAGACGGTGATCCGAGTAAAGAGGCTGCAGTGGAATTTTAGAGGGAATCAGACAATTTTTGTTGATGGGTTGCTTGTTGATCTGATGTGGGATGTTCATAATTGGTTCTTCAATCCTTCATCAAGGTATGCAGTGTTCATGTTCAGAACAAGAAGTGGGATGGACAGCCGATTGTGGTTGGAAGAGAAGATGGTGCACAAAGAGCAGGACAAAGTTGAATTCTCCTTGTTGATGTATGCCTGTAAGAGCTCTTAA
- the LOC126588548 gene encoding uncharacterized protein LOC126588548 isoform X1 translates to MATPKQMWEQQQLQVQRVKNSGIISYNGSPVADDKEEEMSRSALALFRAKEEEIEKKKSEVKDKVQAQLGRVEEATKRLSEIQDELEALTDPMRKELAIIRKRIDVIHKELKPLGLSCQRKEKEYKEALEALNEKSREKSQLVSKLMEVSNFHKLIYNDCYHTLVNCASLRALYQLVGESERMRMKKLEELNKHFETLR, encoded by the exons ATGGCGACGCCGAAACAGATGTGGGAACAACAGCAATTGCAGGTGCAGCGAGTGAAGAACTCCGGTATCATCAGTTACAATGGGAGTCCAGTAGCTGATGATAAGGAAGAAGAAATGTCAAGGTCTGCATTGGCTTTGTTCCGGGCAAAGGAGGAAGAGATTGAGAAGAAGAAGTCGGAGGTGAAAGACAAGGTTCAGGCTCAGTTGGGACGCGTTGAAGAAGCAACTAAACGCTTGTCTGAGATTCAGGAT GAGCTTGAAGCGCTAACAGATCCAATGAGAAAGGAACTTGCAATTATTCGCAAGAGGATAGACGTTATTCACAAAGAGTTAAAGCCGCTAGGCCTGAGCTGCCAAAGGAAG GAGAAAGAATACAAGGAAGCTCTTGAGGCTTTAAACGAGAAAAGCAGAGAGAAATCTCAACTAGTTTCCAAATTGATGGAGGTGAGCaattttcataaattaatttataatgaCTGTTATCATACATTAGTTAACTGCGCTTCTCTGCGTGCTTTATATCAGCTTGTGGGTGAAAGTGAGAGAATGAGGATGAAGAAGCTGGAGGAGCTGAACAAACATTTCGAAACTCTGCGTTAA
- the LOC126588334 gene encoding uncharacterized protein LOC126588334 isoform X2, producing MVTVSWCKNHYVQGLTIKLADDPSAASFKLNTNSRIFRKKKGTKLIESDKLRMEIFWDLSRAKYDVSGPEPVEGFYILVLVDSEIGLVLGDMAEEAVSKKFKTSSVAKACLVSRQEHCSGNALYSTRAQFCDTGIAHDILIKCSGENEGLKHPVLSVCIDKKTVIRVKRLQWNFRGNQTIFVDGLLVDLMWDVHNWFFNPSSRYAVFMFRTRSGMDSRLWLEEKMVHKEQDKVEFSLLMYACKSS from the coding sequence ATGGTTACCGTCTCCTGGTGCAAAAACCACTACGTACAAGGGTTGACCATTAAGCTAGCGGATGATCCATCAGCAGCATCCTTCAAGTTGAACACGAATTCGCGTATCTTCCGAAAGAAGAAAGGCACCAAACTCATCGAATCCGATAaattgaggatggaaatcttttgGGATCTCTCTAGAGCAAAGTATGATGTTAGTGGTCCTGAACCTGTTGAGGGATTTTACATTTTGGTCTTGGTTGATTCAGAAATAGGCCTAGTTCTAGGTGACATGGCTGAAGAAGCTGTAAGCAAGAAGTTCAAGACTAGTAGTGTTGCGAAAGCGTGTCTTGTTTCGAGGCAAGAGCATTGTTCCGGAAATGCTCTTTATTCTACAAGAGCTCAATTCTGTGACACAGGCATTGCACATGACATTCTGATAAAATGTAGTGGAGAAAATGAAGGCTTAAAACATCCGGTTTTATCTGTTTGCATCGATAAAAAGACGGTGATCCGAGTAAAGAGGCTGCAGTGGAATTTTAGAGGGAATCAGACAATTTTTGTTGATGGGTTGCTTGTTGATCTGATGTGGGATGTTCATAATTGGTTCTTCAATCCTTCATCAAGGTATGCAGTGTTCATGTTCAGAACAAGAAGTGGGATGGACAGCCGATTGTGGTTGGAAGAGAAGATGGTGCACAAAGAGCAGGACAAAGTTGAATTCTCCTTGTTGATGTATGCCTGTAAGAGCTCTTAA
- the LOC126590567 gene encoding stress-response A/B barrel domain-containing protein At5g22580 has translation MGSTVELENNIMGEFKHLVIVKFKENVLMEEILKDMEKMVAEIDAIKSFEWGQDLESLEMLRQGFTHAFLMTFKNKEGYSVFLGHPKHQEFSATFSTAIEKIVLLDFPATLVKPPPKAPAEEPSAAQNDQK, from the exons ATGGGTAGTACAGTAGAACTGGAAAATAATATTATGGGGGAGTTCAAGCACTTGGTGATTGTTAAGTTCAAGGAAAATGTGTTGATGGAGGAGATTCTGAAAGATATGGAGAAAATGGTTGCTGAGATTGATGCTATTAAGTCCTTTGAATG GGGACAGGACTTGGAAAGCCTAGAGATGCTTAGGCAAGGGTTTACCCATGCCTTCTTGATgacatttaaaaataaagaaggtTACAGTGTGTTTCTCGGCCACCCTAAACATCAAGAATTTTCGGCTACATTTTCAACAGCTATAGAAAAGATTGTGCTGCTTGATTTCCCGGCTACCCTTGTCAAGCCACCACCCAAGGCACCAGCAGAGGAACCATCAGCTGCCCAGAATGATCAGAAGTAG